From one Caldichromatium japonicum genomic stretch:
- a CDS encoding peptide chain release factor 3, whose product MTELQEQIAKRRTFAIISHPDAGKTTLTEKLLLFGGAIQLAGTVKGRKAARHATSDWMALEKERGISVTSSVMQFEYGGAVVNLLDTPGHEDFSEDTYRTLTAVDSALMVIDVAKGVEERTIKLMEVCRLRDTPILTFINKLDREGHDLIEVLDEIEQILKIQCAPITWPIGMGRRFKGVYDRRTGCTHLFSAQHGGRVIEGEVIKGLDNPRLDEVLGEQADELRAELELVEGASHAFDLDAYLAGRQTPVFFGSAINNFGVRELLDAFVQYAPPPRPRMARQRRVTPDEPAFTGFVFKIQANMDPAHRDRIAFVRVCSGSYQKGMRLRHVRIGKTIQVANAITFQADERRHVEEAWPGDIIGLHNHGTIQIGDTFTEGEDLKYEGIPYFAPELFRRIVLKNPLRMKALHKGVIQLAEEGATQSFRPLKNNDLILGAVGMLQFEVAAYRLRSEYGVEAAVEPVSIKTARWIQCTDPRVLERFKEKCFEYLALDGDDHLVYLAPSLVNLSLAEERWPEVRFLATREL is encoded by the coding sequence ATGACCGAACTTCAGGAACAGATCGCCAAGCGCCGTACCTTTGCCATCATCTCGCACCCCGATGCCGGCAAGACTACACTCACCGAAAAGCTTTTGCTCTTCGGCGGGGCGATCCAATTGGCCGGCACGGTCAAGGGGCGCAAGGCAGCCCGTCATGCGACCTCGGACTGGATGGCCTTAGAGAAGGAGCGCGGGATCTCGGTGACCTCATCCGTTATGCAGTTTGAATATGGTGGGGCGGTGGTCAATCTGCTCGACACCCCGGGCCATGAGGACTTTTCGGAGGATACCTATCGCACCCTGACCGCGGTCGATTCGGCGCTCATGGTGATCGATGTCGCCAAGGGCGTCGAGGAGCGCACGATCAAGCTCATGGAGGTCTGTCGGCTGCGCGACACCCCCATCCTCACCTTCATCAATAAGCTCGACCGTGAGGGGCACGACCTGATCGAGGTCCTGGATGAGATCGAGCAGATCCTAAAGATCCAATGCGCGCCCATCACCTGGCCGATCGGCATGGGGCGGCGGTTCAAGGGGGTCTATGACCGGCGCACCGGCTGCACCCATCTGTTTTCCGCCCAGCATGGCGGGCGGGTCATCGAGGGCGAGGTCATCAAGGGGCTGGACAATCCACGCCTGGACGAGGTCCTGGGCGAACAAGCCGATGAGTTGCGCGCCGAGCTCGAGCTGGTCGAGGGGGCCAGCCATGCCTTCGACCTCGACGCCTATCTTGCCGGCAGACAGACGCCGGTCTTTTTCGGCTCGGCGATCAACAACTTCGGGGTGCGCGAGCTCTTGGATGCCTTTGTCCAATACGCCCCGCCGCCGCGCCCGCGCATGGCCCGCCAGCGCCGCGTCACGCCGGACGAACCGGCATTCACCGGGTTTGTCTTTAAGATCCAGGCCAACATGGACCCCGCGCATCGCGACCGCATCGCCTTTGTGCGCGTCTGCTCGGGGAGCTATCAAAAGGGGATGAGGCTGCGCCATGTGCGCATCGGCAAGACCATCCAGGTGGCCAATGCCATCACCTTTCAGGCCGATGAGCGCCGTCATGTCGAGGAGGCCTGGCCGGGCGACATCATCGGGCTGCACAACCACGGCACCATCCAGATCGGCGATACCTTCACCGAGGGCGAGGACCTGAAATACGAGGGCATCCCCTATTTTGCCCCCGAGCTCTTTCGGCGGATCGTGCTCAAGAACCCCTTGCGCATGAAGGCGTTGCACAAGGGGGTCATTCAGCTCGCCGAGGAGGGCGCCACCCAGTCATTCCGCCCGCTCAAAAACAACGACCTCATCCTGGGTGCGGTCGGCATGCTCCAGTTCGAGGTCGCTGCCTATCGTCTGCGGTCAGAGTATGGGGTCGAGGCAGCGGTCGAGCCGGTGAGCATCAAGACCGCGCGTTGGATCCAATGCACCGACCCGCGGGTCTTAGAGCGTTTCAAAGAAAAGTGCTTCGAATATCTGGCGCTGGATGGCGACGACCACCTGGTCTATCTTGCCCCGAGCCTGGTCAATCTCAGCCTGGCCGAGGAGCGCTGGCCGGAGGTGCGCTTCTTGGCGACGCGCGAGCTGTAG
- the rng gene encoding ribonuclease G: protein MSEEVLINITPPETRVAVIENGVVQEIIIERAERCGLVGNIYKGRVCRVLPGMQAAFVDIGLERAAFLHASDIHAACGPNGAQIYELVHEGDLIVVQVVKDPLGTKGARLTTNISIASRYLVYMPKVATTGVSQKIEDEEERRRLREILQRQVEREGIEGGFIARTAAEGVGEEAIEKEVAFLRKLWTGIRERCANTSRIALIHDDLPLALRALRDLVTPEVERIRIDSRTMVEKALDFASSYIPDIAPRIEHYQGERPLFDLYGVEEEIRKALQRKVALKSGGHLVIDQTEAMTTIDVNTGAFVGHRNLEETIFKTNLEAAQAICRQLRLRNLGGIIIIDFIDMTEEEHKRQVLRALEKCLARDHAKTQISEVSSLGLVEMTRKRTRESLEHILCEPCPCCGGRGSIKTAQTTCYEIFREILRESRQFEVKTFLVLASPEVVDRLLDEESAHLAELEEFIGRPIKLQAEALYTQEQYDIVLI, encoded by the coding sequence GTGAGTGAAGAAGTCCTGATCAATATCACCCCGCCCGAGACCCGGGTGGCCGTCATCGAAAACGGGGTGGTGCAAGAGATCATCATCGAACGCGCCGAGCGTTGCGGTCTGGTCGGGAATATCTACAAGGGGCGGGTCTGTCGCGTCCTGCCGGGGATGCAGGCGGCATTCGTGGACATCGGGCTAGAACGCGCTGCCTTTCTGCACGCCTCGGATATCCATGCCGCCTGCGGCCCCAACGGGGCCCAGATCTATGAGCTGGTCCACGAGGGCGATCTCATCGTGGTCCAAGTGGTCAAGGACCCGCTCGGCACCAAGGGCGCGCGCCTGACCACCAATATCTCCATCGCCTCCCGTTATCTGGTCTATATGCCGAAGGTGGCAACGACAGGGGTATCGCAAAAGATCGAGGACGAGGAGGAGCGGCGCCGGCTGCGCGAGATCCTCCAGCGCCAGGTCGAGCGCGAGGGTATCGAGGGGGGGTTCATCGCCCGCACTGCCGCCGAAGGGGTGGGCGAGGAGGCAATCGAAAAGGAAGTCGCCTTTTTGCGCAAGCTCTGGACGGGGATTCGCGAACGCTGCGCCAATACCAGCCGCATCGCCCTGATCCACGACGACCTGCCGTTGGCCTTGCGCGCCCTGCGCGACCTGGTGACCCCGGAGGTCGAGCGCATCCGCATCGACTCGCGCACCATGGTCGAGAAGGCGCTCGACTTCGCCTCCAGCTATATCCCCGACATCGCGCCGCGGATCGAGCATTATCAGGGCGAGCGCCCCCTATTCGACCTCTATGGCGTCGAGGAGGAGATCCGCAAGGCCTTGCAGCGTAAGGTGGCCCTCAAGTCCGGCGGCCATCTGGTCATCGATCAGACCGAGGCCATGACTACGATCGACGTCAATACCGGCGCCTTCGTCGGCCATCGCAATCTCGAGGAGACGATCTTTAAGACCAATCTCGAGGCGGCGCAGGCGATCTGCCGACAATTGCGCCTGCGCAACCTGGGCGGGATCATCATCATCGACTTCATCGACATGACCGAGGAGGAGCACAAGCGCCAGGTCTTGCGCGCGCTTGAGAAATGCCTGGCGCGCGATCATGCCAAGACCCAGATCAGCGAGGTTTCATCCCTCGGTTTGGTCGAGATGACCCGCAAGCGAACCCGGGAGTCCTTGGAGCATATCCTGTGCGAGCCCTGCCCATGCTGCGGCGGTCGGGGTTCGATCAAAACCGCGCAGACGACCTGTTATGAGATCTTCCGCGAGATCCTGCGCGAGTCGCGTCAATTCGAGGTCAAAACCTTTTTGGTGCTGGCCTCGCCCGAGGTAGTAGATCGGCTGCTCGATGAGGAATCGGCGCATCTGGCTGAACTCGAGGAGTTCATCGGGCGCCCGATCAAGCTCCAGGCTGAGGCGCTCTATACCCAGGAGCAATACGACATCGTCCTGATTTGA
- a CDS encoding Maf family protein, with protein MNTAERAALCTDVPPQLYLASRSPRRAELLRQIGVRFVPIETRVDEGQWPGEMAEDYVRRLALAKAQAGRARIEPSDPRPVLGADTAVIIGTEILGKPHDWPDFQRMMGLLAGNTHRVLTGVALAGLQETWYALSTSQVSLRAIAPDEQWAYWQSGEPRDKAGGYAIQGLGALFVADLQGSYSGVMGLPLYETGRLLQQAGLTLLNSDVISNPIPLGPES; from the coding sequence ATGAACACCGCCGAACGAGCTGCCTTGTGTACTGATGTCCCCCCTCAGCTCTATCTCGCCTCGCGTTCGCCGCGGCGCGCTGAACTCTTGCGCCAGATCGGAGTACGCTTCGTGCCGATCGAGACCAGGGTCGATGAGGGCCAATGGCCCGGCGAAATGGCCGAGGACTATGTCCGGCGTCTGGCGCTCGCTAAGGCCCAGGCTGGACGCGCCCGCATCGAGCCTAGCGATCCGCGTCCAGTCTTGGGCGCAGATACTGCTGTAATCATCGGCACTGAGATCCTAGGAAAGCCGCACGACTGGCCCGATTTCCAGCGCATGATGGGACTGTTGGCGGGGAATACCCATCGCGTGCTCACCGGCGTGGCACTCGCCGGGTTGCAGGAGACCTGGTATGCGCTCAGCACCAGCCAGGTGAGCCTGCGGGCGATCGCCCCAGACGAACAATGGGCCTATTGGCAAAGCGGCGAGCCCAGAGATAAGGCCGGGGGCTATGCCATTCAGGGGCTCGGCGCCTTGTTTGTAGCTGATCTCCAGGGCAGTTATTCGGGGGTCATGGGCCTGCCGCTCTATGAGACCGGGCGTTTGCTGCAACAGGCGGGGCTCACCTTGCTGAATTCAGATGTCATCTCCAACCCGATCCCGCTAGGACCTGAGTCGTGA
- the rlmH gene encoding 23S rRNA (pseudouridine(1915)-N(3))-methyltransferase RlmH → MKLHLLCIGRRMPDWIAAGYRDYARRLPLECALNLIEIEPVQRSRNLPADQVRAEEGRRLLKAVPKGAELIALDEHGQTLSTRALAERMRAWLADGRDRAFLVGGAEGLAADCLNQANAVWSLSALTFPHQLVRVILAEQFYRAWSLMKGHPYHRD, encoded by the coding sequence ATGAAACTCCATCTGCTCTGTATTGGCCGACGTATGCCGGATTGGATCGCCGCGGGCTACCGCGATTATGCGCGCCGCCTGCCGCTGGAGTGCGCCCTCAATCTCATCGAGATCGAACCGGTTCAGCGGTCGCGCAACCTACCCGCCGACCAGGTCCGCGCCGAGGAGGGGCGGCGGTTGCTCAAGGCCGTGCCTAAGGGGGCCGAGCTCATCGCTCTCGATGAGCATGGCCAGACCTTGAGTACCCGGGCCCTGGCCGAACGCATGCGTGCGTGGCTGGCCGATGGGCGCGACCGCGCCTTCTTGGTCGGAGGAGCAGAAGGCCTGGCGGCGGACTGTCTCAATCAGGCGAACGCTGTCTGGTCGCTGTCGGCCCTGACCTTCCCGCATCAATTGGTGCGGGTTATCCTGGCCGAGCAGTTCTATCGTGCCTGGAGCCTGATGAAGGGCCATCCTTATCATCGCGACTGA
- the tatA gene encoding twin-arginine translocase TatA/TatE family subunit: MGVAGISLWQLLIILLIVVLLFGTKRLKNIGSDLGEAIRGFRNSLANSDKDKEEAGSASHLTQGPGACPGDSQTRPVDSTTQRDRA, encoded by the coding sequence ATGGGTGTCGCTGGCATCAGTCTCTGGCAGCTCCTGATCATCCTCTTGATCGTCGTCCTCTTGTTTGGCACCAAGCGCCTGAAAAACATCGGCTCGGATCTCGGCGAGGCCATCCGCGGTTTTCGCAATTCACTCGCCAATTCAGATAAGGATAAAGAAGAGGCCGGCAGTGCGTCACATCTCACCCAAGGCCCGGGTGCCTGCCCAGGCGACTCCCAGACACGTCCGGTCGATTCGACCACCCAGCGCGACCGCGCCTGA
- the tatB gene encoding Sec-independent protein translocase protein TatB: protein MFDIGFQELLLVAVVALVVVGPERLPHLARVAGKWVGRARRTLIGVQQEIERELKAEELKRILDEQAQRRPLETILEETSGKMGGQTSAHTPPAAPAPISERQPAASDPSGGRQANRAASGPGEQTTRP, encoded by the coding sequence ATGTTCGACATCGGGTTTCAGGAACTGCTTCTGGTAGCGGTGGTGGCGCTGGTAGTGGTCGGACCCGAGCGCCTGCCGCATTTAGCGCGGGTGGCAGGCAAATGGGTTGGGCGCGCGCGCCGCACCCTGATCGGCGTTCAACAAGAGATCGAACGCGAGCTCAAGGCCGAGGAACTCAAACGCATCCTGGACGAACAGGCCCAGCGCCGGCCTTTAGAGACCATCCTGGAGGAGACATCTGGAAAGATGGGCGGTCAAACGTCTGCGCACACCCCGCCCGCTGCCCCTGCACCGATCTCGGAGCGACAGCCGGCAGCCAGCGATCCAAGTGGAGGTCGTCAGGCCAACCGCGCTGCCAGCGGTCCTGGAGAACAGACCACGCGTCCATGA
- a CDS encoding efflux RND transporter periplasmic adaptor subunit yields MSRPIPRLLLPFLILAVGIGGSIVLKATRPRPHPVPAQERVWRVAVVYPTPAAYRPVLSLFGRSEAPDRIRATAPFAGRLLEVRVRDGETVEAGAMLARLDPKDIEPRVAKARAEVERERLRFAHDRAALEQEREILRLAQLALERAQSVQSKQLGSEASVDTAREQYARARLAVTLREQAIAEHPARLEILEAALAEAERDQERALIRSPFAARIGTVEAAAGDQLQPNQPILTLYPRSGLYVRAKIPGAYAAELRIALAQNQRLAAQGEYAGWPFVAVLERLSGEADARGVDALLQVAPGIELPLGAFVTLALERPPAPGTIALPLSALHGAERIFAVRDGRLKALDIERVGELADGRAVLRVPGLEPGEAVMVTHLPHAIEALKVEVVETLAMPDSSTNAERTLSPAGAQAPRTPSPAQGSVTPAHADEWIQGGARMLGLAHAGTTRQVFSMPQVA; encoded by the coding sequence ATGTCAAGACCCATACCGCGTCTCTTGCTCCCATTCTTGATCCTGGCAGTCGGGATCGGGGGGTCCATTGTGCTCAAGGCCACCCGCCCCCGTCCCCATCCGGTCCCTGCCCAAGAGCGGGTGTGGCGGGTGGCGGTCGTCTATCCCACCCCTGCTGCCTATCGCCCCGTCCTCAGCCTCTTCGGGCGCAGCGAGGCCCCCGACCGCATCCGTGCGACCGCACCCTTTGCCGGCAGGCTTTTAGAGGTGCGGGTACGCGACGGCGAGACGGTCGAGGCGGGGGCGATGCTGGCGCGTCTCGACCCCAAGGACATCGAACCTCGGGTCGCCAAGGCGCGTGCCGAGGTCGAACGCGAGCGCCTGCGCTTTGCCCATGATCGCGCAGCCCTTGAACAAGAGCGCGAGATCCTGCGCCTCGCCCAGCTCGCCCTGGAACGCGCCCAGTCGGTGCAGTCCAAACAGCTCGGCTCAGAGGCGAGCGTCGATACTGCCCGCGAGCAATACGCCCGTGCCCGCCTGGCGGTGACCTTACGCGAACAGGCGATCGCTGAGCATCCGGCGCGTTTGGAAATCCTCGAAGCGGCCCTCGCCGAGGCCGAGCGCGATCAAGAGCGCGCCCTGATTCGCTCCCCCTTCGCTGCGCGGATTGGCACGGTCGAGGCCGCCGCCGGCGATCAGCTCCAGCCCAATCAGCCGATCCTGACCCTGTATCCGCGCTCTGGGCTCTATGTGCGCGCCAAGATCCCCGGGGCCTATGCCGCCGAACTGCGGATAGCGCTGGCCCAAAACCAGCGTCTAGCGGCCCAGGGCGAATACGCCGGCTGGCCTTTCGTCGCCGTCTTGGAACGTTTAAGCGGTGAGGCCGATGCCCGCGGGGTCGATGCCTTACTGCAGGTTGCGCCCGGCATCGAGCTGCCGCTGGGCGCCTTCGTGACGCTTGCGCTCGAACGTCCCCCTGCCCCTGGGACCATCGCCCTGCCCTTGTCTGCCCTGCACGGCGCCGAACGGATCTTTGCCGTGCGCGACGGGCGCCTAAAGGCGCTCGACATCGAGCGGGTCGGTGAGCTCGCCGATGGCCGCGCCGTGCTGCGCGTCCCTGGGCTCGAGCCCGGGGAGGCGGTGATGGTCACCCATCTGCCGCATGCGATCGAGGCGCTCAAGGTCGAGGTCGTTGAGACGCTTGCCATGCCCGACTCATCGACAAACGCCGAAAGGACCCTGTCTCCTGCAGGCGCCCAGGCACCCCGCACGCCGAGCCCTGCCCAGGGCTCAGTCACACCGGCGCATGCCGATGAGTGGATTCAGGGTGGCGCCCGCATGCTGGGTTTGGCGCACGCCGGAACGACAAGACAGGTCTTTTCGATGCCCCAGGTGGCATGA
- a CDS encoding efflux RND transporter permease subunit, giving the protein MNSGLIALFVRHRLLANLLMLGIWLLGALALVRMNVQFFPTFALDIIAVRVVWSGASAEDVENGVIIPLEERLKTIDGLKKLTATAAQGIASMTLELKEGTDPLLALDQVRQRVNEFRNLPKDAETPQIFRVSRYEPVARLLVSGPDLETLRPWVRQFERELLAHGIDRVDISGLPDDRIAIQVPAAALETLGLALDGIGEQVGRLARDLPAGVAGEAEGARELRGLEQRREALGFLDLPIIAGDRTLVRLGDVATIVREARPTSLALYSIPVGQDPIPLADKPVTVELLLQRSEQGHSLRAARIFDDWLAATRPTLPSSIDLRVFDTQWQVIADRINLLAKNGIQGLVLVLTLLFIFLPGRVAFWVAMGIPTAYLAALALLWGLGGSINMMSLFGLLLTLGIIDDDAIVVGEYAEMRFSQGLVPAEAAILGAQRMFWPIMASGLTTIAAFLPLMLVGGVMGNILRDIPFVAITVLIASLLEVFLVMPNHLRMAFEHHRTLSLPCWRARVNDALDRFREGVYRPLLVWALRWRVVTLSLVLALLLLAVGLLVGGRVPFVFFPTPESQLIFANVTLVAGTPRQQTADFLAELERSLIETERALGGHLIESAVARLGTTVMVEAGAAPSGDQLASILVQLVPSEKRSIRNERFIATWRAKTHLPPGLESLVISEQRPGPPGRDLTVRLVGDDPERLKAAALGLAQSLESVSGVSNLGDNLPFGREQLIYRLTPQGLALGFTTESLGRQLRAAFDGYLVQLVQVGQDELEVRVLLPRAERERLATLERLLVRAPDGRFVPLSTVAFWETRRGFEALRHANGRLAVEVSGDIDRALNTPDNVRAALERDLLPELVARYGIEYSFEGRAADQRETLGDMRLGVLLGLALIYMILAAVFGSWGWPLVVMTAIPFGLVGALVGHWLLGLDLTILSLFGLFGLSGIVVNNAIILVSLYQELRESGMPVEEALVEAAVSRLRAMLLTSVTTVVGLGPLIFEKSLQAQFLIPMAVSLAFGVGFATVLVLIFTPALLSLHEDLQARLRRWV; this is encoded by the coding sequence ATGAACAGCGGTCTCATCGCCCTCTTCGTCCGCCACCGCCTGCTCGCCAATCTCCTGATGCTCGGGATCTGGCTCCTCGGCGCCTTGGCGCTTGTGCGCATGAACGTCCAATTCTTCCCGACCTTCGCCCTCGACATCATCGCCGTGCGTGTGGTCTGGAGCGGTGCCTCTGCCGAGGACGTCGAGAACGGGGTCATCATCCCCCTGGAGGAGCGGCTCAAGACCATCGATGGGCTGAAAAAACTCACCGCCACCGCTGCCCAGGGGATCGCGAGCATGACCCTGGAGCTCAAGGAGGGGACGGACCCTTTGCTGGCGCTCGATCAGGTGCGCCAGAGGGTAAACGAATTTCGTAACCTTCCAAAGGATGCCGAGACGCCGCAGATCTTTCGCGTCTCGCGCTATGAGCCGGTCGCGCGTCTCTTGGTCTCGGGTCCAGACCTTGAGACCCTGCGCCCTTGGGTCAGGCAATTTGAGCGCGAGCTTCTAGCGCATGGGATCGATCGGGTGGACATCTCGGGGCTGCCCGATGACCGGATCGCCATCCAGGTGCCCGCCGCGGCCCTCGAGACCCTGGGGCTTGCGCTCGACGGCATCGGCGAACAGGTGGGGCGACTCGCGCGCGACCTGCCGGCAGGGGTTGCGGGTGAGGCAGAGGGCGCGCGCGAGCTCCGTGGCCTCGAACAGCGGCGCGAGGCACTGGGCTTTCTGGATCTTCCCATCATCGCCGGCGACCGTACGCTGGTGCGTCTCGGGGATGTGGCGACCATCGTGCGCGAGGCCAGACCCACGAGCCTTGCCCTCTATTCGATCCCGGTGGGCCAAGACCCGATCCCCCTTGCCGACAAGCCCGTCACGGTTGAGCTCCTGCTTCAGCGCTCCGAGCAGGGCCATTCGCTGCGCGCGGCGCGGATCTTCGACGATTGGCTTGCGGCCACCCGACCCACCCTGCCGTCCTCGATCGACCTTCGCGTCTTCGACACCCAGTGGCAGGTGATCGCCGACCGCATCAATCTCTTGGCCAAGAATGGCATTCAAGGCCTGGTCCTGGTCCTGACCCTGTTGTTTATCTTCCTGCCTGGGCGGGTGGCCTTTTGGGTGGCGATGGGCATCCCCACCGCCTATCTGGCGGCCTTGGCGCTCCTCTGGGGGCTGGGGGGCAGCATCAACATGATGAGCCTCTTCGGGCTGCTCCTGACGCTCGGCATCATCGACGACGATGCCATCGTGGTTGGCGAATATGCCGAGATGCGCTTCAGCCAAGGGCTCGTCCCCGCCGAGGCGGCGATCCTGGGGGCGCAGCGGATGTTCTGGCCGATCATGGCCTCGGGCCTGACCACCATCGCCGCTTTCCTGCCCCTGATGCTGGTCGGCGGGGTCATGGGCAATATCCTACGCGACATCCCCTTCGTTGCAATCACCGTGCTCATCGCCTCCCTCCTCGAGGTCTTTCTGGTGATGCCCAATCACCTGCGCATGGCCTTCGAGCATCACCGGACGCTCAGCCTCCCGTGCTGGCGGGCGCGGGTCAATGACGCCCTTGACCGCTTCCGCGAGGGGGTCTATCGCCCGCTCTTGGTCTGGGCGCTCAGGTGGCGCGTTGTGACCTTAAGCCTCGTCCTCGCCCTGCTGCTCTTGGCCGTTGGCCTTCTGGTCGGCGGGCGGGTGCCCTTCGTCTTTTTTCCCACGCCCGAGTCGCAGCTCATCTTTGCCAATGTCACCCTGGTTGCTGGCACACCGCGCCAACAGACCGCGGACTTTCTCGCCGAGCTCGAGCGCTCACTGATCGAGACCGAACGTGCTCTCGGCGGTCACCTGATCGAATCGGCGGTCGCACGACTCGGGACTACGGTCATGGTCGAGGCGGGGGCTGCGCCCAGCGGCGATCAGCTCGCCTCGATCCTGGTCCAGCTCGTCCCCTCAGAAAAACGCAGTATCCGCAACGAGCGTTTCATCGCCACCTGGCGCGCCAAGACGCACCTGCCCCCGGGTCTCGAAAGCCTGGTGATCTCGGAGCAGCGCCCAGGGCCGCCGGGCCGGGACCTCACGGTACGTCTGGTCGGCGATGACCCCGAGCGCCTGAAGGCCGCAGCCCTGGGACTCGCCCAGAGCCTGGAGTCCGTCTCCGGGGTCTCGAACCTGGGCGATAACCTGCCTTTCGGTCGTGAGCAACTGATCTATCGCCTCACCCCCCAGGGCCTGGCCCTGGGCTTTACCACCGAGTCGCTCGGACGCCAGTTGCGTGCCGCCTTCGACGGGTATCTCGTGCAACTGGTGCAGGTCGGGCAGGACGAACTCGAGGTGCGGGTACTTCTGCCGCGCGCCGAACGCGAACGCCTAGCGACCCTGGAACGCCTGCTGGTGCGCGCCCCCGATGGGCGCTTCGTGCCTTTGAGCACCGTCGCCTTCTGGGAGACGAGACGCGGATTCGAGGCCCTGCGTCATGCCAACGGCCGGCTGGCGGTCGAGGTGTCGGGCGATATCGATCGCGCGCTCAATACCCCAGACAATGTCCGCGCTGCCCTAGAGCGCGACCTCTTGCCCGAGCTCGTCGCCCGCTATGGGATCGAATACAGCTTCGAGGGACGCGCCGCCGACCAGCGCGAGACCTTGGGCGACATGCGGCTTGGGGTGCTCCTGGGGCTGGCGCTGATCTATATGATCCTGGCCGCAGTCTTCGGGAGCTGGGGCTGGCCGCTGGTGGTGATGACTGCCATCCCCTTCGGTCTGGTCGGTGCGCTCGTCGGTCACTGGCTGCTGGGACTGGACCTCACCATCCTCTCGCTCTTCGGGCTCTTTGGTCTCTCGGGGATCGTGGTCAACAATGCGATCATCCTGGTCAGCCTCTATCAGGAGCTTCGCGAATCTGGGATGCCGGTCGAAGAGGCCTTGGTGGAGGCCGCGGTCTCTCGGCTGCGCGCCATGTTGTTAACCTCGGTGACCACGGTCGTGGGACTCGGGCCGCTGATCTTCGAGAAGAGCCTCCAGGCGCAGTTCCTGATCCCCATGGCCGTCTCACTCGCCTTCGGTGTCGGCTTTGCCACCGTCTTGGTCTTGATCTTTACCCCCGCCCTCTTGTCGCTGCATGAGGATCTCCAGGCGCGGCTGCGGCGGTGGGTGTAG